The nucleotide window GAGGACCTGGAATCCGTATAAAACAAAGGTTTTGAATAAAAAGACGATGGATAACTGGAACTTTGTCAACCGGACCAGGGTAACATATCCGATCCTCTTAAAAATATCCAAAACATAATAAGTAAACAGGGAGTCAATCAGGATATTGACCAGCAAATACAAATTGAACTTCTTATAGGTGTACTTCAAGATCCAAAATGATCCTATGAAAAATGGACCCCAAATTAACGGCAGCTCCCCAAGTACGTTCGGTTTAATTTTAAAAGGAAACCACCACCATTTTCTTTTTTCCGCCAATCTTCCTTCGAACATTAAATAGATGCCCATAAACACAGTGCCAGGGAGAAATTTACGGACTGTTTTTTTATCGAGAAAGGGCAGAGAAAACCAGGGCAGTATGGCCATGATCGCGATGTAAAGTTTTAAATTTTTCATAAGCCCACCTTATATAATATAAAATAATGTCTACTGTATTACTGTTATTATCTCTATTAAGGCCTAAAAGATGAGTATCTTTAAAAATTTCTCAGCCGTTCATTCATTTCTTCCTGTTTTAAACAGTATTATTTAGAAGATAAAGGAGGAGATGAGGATGATTTCTCTCTGGGATGAACATTTGTTTTGGCTGGAAATGCTGCAGGATCATGCTTATTTTGTAAGAGATGCATTGTCGCCGGAAGAAAAAGAGTACGTATATCAAGCAGAGCAGTTTATCGAACTATATGCTGATCTTTTAAAGAGGCTTCAGGGAATACCGCGGAATGCAGATTACGCAAACAGCCAGATGATTGATTTCGCAAGAAGGGCATGGACGGTTGCAAAGAACTACTTTGATTTTGAAGGAACGCTGCAGGCATTGCGGATAGACAATCAGATCAATTTGAACCTTTCTCCGACATACTTAAATGGAACAATGAGTGAAAATCAGGAATATTTGAGGATATTACAGTACCTCGTTCATGGGCAGGAACCGGTCAGGCTTTCAATTGTTGAGCTTATGGATCTTTGGCTTGAGGATCAGCTCGGACATGCGGTGCTTTTTGAAAATCTTCTTGATCCAATAGAAGCAGGAGCCAATGCGGCAGCACAGGAGTTTAAGCGCAGGTACCAGCTATACATCGTACAGAACCATCATTTGAGAAATTATCTTAGGGTGAAAGAACCAGGCTTTGCACGACAAAAGGCATTCGTTTATGAAGTTGGAAAAACGACATTGGAAATGAATCAATTCATTAAGAATATGGTTTTAAAATATAAAGAACATACGTTGCTGAATAAATCCACCCTTAGATTCCTTGAGCATCATTTTCCGGAAACATGCTATTTCCTAACGAATCTAAGTTACTATGAGCCTAGGCTGAAGTCTGAAATCGGAAATTGTTCGCTATCCAAGCCGTCGTTTTAGTGAGTGTAAATAACAAGAAGGACAAGATTTTAATGATCAAAAAGCAAAATAATGAAAAGAATGTGAAAATTATCGGGGGATTTGTGAACATTTTGTGACATTTTTTCGTAAATTCTGTTAATATATACAGTACATACGAAAAAGGTGGAGGAATGAGAAGTGGGTAAACTTCTTATGTACTTTTATTTAACTATTGGTATTTATTGTCTTGTAAGCGGATTCCTTGCTGTCGTTTCACATGGGTTCCAGCATGCAGTCCTGTCCCTGTTCCTGGCGATCTTCAATTTTGCCATGTTTTCCTTGTTCAAAAAAGAAGGGAAGATGCCTCGGCTTCGTTTGATCAAAGGACATAAAAGCGAAATAGCATAAAATCGAGCGATTTTAATTCATGGGTTGACCGCTATTGGCCATTGATATTGAGATCGAATAAACCGTTCCGTTTTGAAGTGCATATGGACTAAAAAGGTACAGCAAATGGCGTGGAAGTTGTCCACGCCATTTTTCCTATTGTCCAGACTTTATAAGCAATCTCATTACAACAAGTATTACAACGAGATGGAATTTTATGTTAAAATAAACGAGAAATATTTTTAAAGGATATAATTTCGGAAAATAAAAAGGGTGTGCAAATAATGATTAAGAAAAAAAGTGAGACGTTTGAATGGGTAAAATCCTTTATGGTTGCAATTGTTTTAGCCTTCATTATTCGCACTTTTTTCTTTAGTCCTATTGTTGTTGACGGTCATTCAATGAATCCTACACTCCAGGACAAGGATCGTATGGTTGTAACTAAAATAGGGGAACCAAAAAGATTTGATATTGTTGTGTTTCACGCCCCAGATGGTAGGGATTACATAAAACGTGTAATCGGACTCCCTGGTGACAGCATTGAGTATAAAAATGATGTTTTATATATAAATGGTAAGGCATACAACGAACCTTACTTAGAAAAATATAAGAAAAAACTTAAGGATGGAACTTTAACATACTCTTTCACTTTAAAGGAGACCGCTGTTGGTAGTGAAACGGTCCCTAAAGATAGTTTGTTTGTATTGGGAGATAACAGAAGGAAAAGCAAAGACAGCCGCGATATTGGAGCGATACCAATGGGGAAGGTAATAGGGACAACAAATGTTGTTTATTATCCTATAAAAGAAATTAAAATCGTAAATAACTAATCACTGCTTATCTATATTTTTGGCATCGGGTGCGTTAATCCAAAAAGGATCAGCCACCTTTTTTGTTGAATTCCTTATTAAGCTAAGAAGCAGGTTGGTTAAAAAACAATACCATAAAAGAGGGGGATTATTATGGTACATAGTACACAACAAGCTTACACACCACCAAAACATTTTGTTTCAGCAGCAAGTATTGTAATCAATGATGAAAAGGAAATTTTGTTAATTAAGGGACCTAGTAGAGGATGGGAAATGCCAGGTGGAATAGTTGAAGAAGGCGAGTCTTTGAAAGATGCAGCAGTAAGAGAAACTAAAGAGGAATCTGGTATTGATATTGAAGTTCTAAAATTCTGTGGAATATTTCAGAATGTGAACAAATCAATATGTAATACGTTGTTTTTGGCAAAGCCAATCGGAGGAGAATTAACGACTTCATCAGAGAGTTTAGAAGTAGGGTTCTATCCAATTCAGAAGGCATTAGAAATGGTTACCGCAGGAAACTTTAGCCAAAGAATTGAATACTGTCTTGATAATAGCAAACACCCATTTTATATAGAATTTTAGGTAAAAGTAAATGAAATAACAGTATTTCTTATTAAACTAAAGGGGCAGTAATGTTGAAGAAGATGAGATGCGACTTTATTAAAAAGGATGGATAGATGTGGATAAAACGTTCGAAGAATATATACTTAGTATGAATAAAAGAGCTGTTGAATATGCTAAGTCTTTTGATAAAGACTTTAATTATAAAGAGGATAACATAGAAGATTTGGAAGAAATATTAGATTATTACTCTAATGATTTAAAGAGTGAAATGCCTACTGAAAATCAAATATATTCAATGGCTTTGATATGGGGTGCTTATCTCGGACAAATGATAAAAGAACATGTCAATCCGGCACTAAACTGGGTTAATGAAGATGTATTTGATGATGGAGAAATTATTCACCTTAAATCTGGAGAAAATAGGATTTTCCCAATTGATAAGGTCTACAAGAGATTAATAAATGGTAAAGAAGATAACATAATCTCTTTTTATAAGGTCATTAAAGAAGAATTCAATAATTAGTTTTTAGGTTAATTAAGTGGGTTGATCCAAGCAGGATTGATTCACTTTTTTAGAAACTACTTTGAAACTAAAGAGACAGTTATGTTTAACAGGGCTTAATGAGGTGAGGAATTTGTTGAAAAGAGAAATGAAATTTTTAAATCGTTTATCAAAAAGAGCCAAAGTATGTGCATCAGGAGTAATCATAAGTTTATTGAGTATTTTTATTGCGGATTCTTCCCTTATGTTTTTTAGCGTAGTTTATTTACTTGGAGTATTTTTAATCTTTATCAGTACATTTATTGGTATTGAGAAATTTAATAAAAATTCAATAGGAGAGATAATATCAAGTTTTGCTTTGGTATTAATTATGTTAGGAGTATTTGCACCTATAGGTATTAGCCCGAAATTTTATTATGTTCAATTCGCAGGAGCTACACTGATGTTGGTCGGAACAACATTAAAAAGTCCAAAAAAGACCATCGATAACAATCCTTAAACTAATACATGCGTTGATCCGGGAGGGATTAATGCTTTTTTGTTGAATTCCTTTATTGAGCTAACGGTGCAGGTTAGTTGAACAAGATGATTTTATTTGGTTCAAGAAGGAATTATTTAAAGCTCGTAGAAAGTCTTAGTGTACAAGAATCATTGATAAGCTAAAAATCCAATTAAAAGGAGATTAAAGATGAAATTCTTGTGTTTGGGTTACCTTAGTCCAGAGAAAATGAATGTTCTCCCGAAAGGTGAAATCGAAGCTATTATGAGCGAATGTAGCCTCCACCTTCAGAAATTTTATTTGAGCGGTCAAGTGATTATGGATGTTGGTGTGGAAACGGAAGTCAAATCCATACGGCGTGAGAAAGGGAATATCAAGGTAACGGAAAACGCTTTAGTCGAGTTTGACGAGAGAATAGGTAGTGTGTTCCTAATAGAGGCTAATGATATGGAAGAAGCAATACGTATCGCATCTTTACATCCGACCACACAGTTTGATGCTGGAGAGGAATTAGGCTGGAGGATAGAAATTAGGCCAGTACACTATTTCGAAAAGAGTGAGTAAAAGAACATAACCTTGCATTCCTTAAACGAGGAATGCTTTTTCTTATTGAACAATCGATGCAGTTTAGTTTAAGAAGGAAAAATCGTCTTTTTCCAGAATAAGTATATATAAGATAATGCTTTGGACAGGAGGATTATTGTGAACGGAAAAAAAGCTTTGTGGAAATCCCTAATAAATAATGGGTTGTTGACTGCACTTACTGTATTGATAATGGGAATTATAGTACTCATTTATGTACTGATTTAAAAACTCTTACCTATAAATATTTTTCAGTGTTGATTCAATATGGATTAACACTCTTTTTTTGAATTTCTTATTAAACAAACGATGCAGCATTCCTGTAATGAAGGAAAATGGAGTTTGAACAAAAAAATAACCTCTTGGTAGAATGAGAGAGTCCTGACGCTGGCCAGCAAAAAGGACAAATATCTCAAATAACAGGAGGCTTTAAAATGAATTATAACCAGAATAAGAAGATTGCTCAAATAACTTCTCAGACTCTTATTATAGGAGTCGATATTGCAAAATTCAAGCATGTGGCACGTGCCCAGGATTTCAGAGGAATAGAGTTTGGATCCCCGTGTCAATTTGAAAATACTAAAGAGGGAATTGAGCAATTTCTTAAATGGATTTCGGAAATCAAAAAAGAAAAGAGAATGGAAAAAGTGATGGTTGGCATGGAGCCTACAGGCCATTATTGGTTTAACTTGGCCCATATTTTAAAAGAAAACGGGATTAAATTTGTCGCTGTAAACCCCTTGCACGTCAAAAAAAGCAAGGAGTTGGATGATAACTCACCTACGAAGAATGATGTGAAAGATGCCAAGGTCATAGCTCAACTGGTCAAAGACGGAAGATACGCAGAACCTACGATACCGCAAGGTGTTTATGCAGAACTCCGTGTGGCAAAGAAAATACGCGATCTTTTAATTGAAGACCTTCAAACGGTCCAAGGGCAGGTACACAACTGGATTGACCGGTATTTTCCGGAATTCCTCAAGGTATTTAAGAAATGGGAGGGTAAGGCTGCTTTACAATTCTTAAAGCTCTATGCCTTACCCCATGAAATAGCTGAATTCACTGAACAAGAGCTACTGGTCCATTTGAGAAAATCCGTATCCCGGAGTGTTGGATTAAACAAGATCCGCGAGTTAAAACAGGCAGCCACTAAGTCCATCGGACTAAGGCAAGGTGCCAAGATGGCCAGACTTGAGCTTAAAACCATTCTGGCTAAGTATGAATTAATTCAGTTACAATTCGAAGAATTAGATTCAAAAATTGATGGTCTGCTTGATGAAATACCTGGTGTACCACAAATGTTAGCGATAAAAGGTGTGGGTAGGGATACAATCGCCGGCTTCTTCGCGGAAATAGGGGATTTAGGCGAATATAATCATCCCCGGCAAATTATCAAGCTGGGTGGCTTAAATTTAAAAGAAAATACATCGGGTAAGCACAAAGGAAAAACGACCATCACAAAAAGAGGTCGGAAGAAACTGAGGGCTCTGTTATTTAGGGTTTGTATGATTCTCGTTGCCAAGAATTCCGCATTCAAGGCATTACATGTGTACTATACTCAACGTCCGGATAATCCATTAAAGAAGATGCAGTCTCTTATTGCTTTGTGTAATAAACTAATCCGGATTCTCTTTAAAATTGGTAAAAAGCAATTTGAATTTAATGAAGATAAGATGTTAAAGGACATTCCTCATTTGGCATTAGCCGCGAAGACGGAAATGGCAGCTTGACTTGGGTTTATCTTAGAAAAGTAATAGTTCTTGTTTTATAGATTTTGATACATTTGAAGCACGGATTAGTCGGCAAAGAAACTAAATTACGGGATTAGACCCTGTGGTGCAGCATGGCTGACATCCACCTCATGGAAAGGTTGGACGAAGGAATTTGAGAGCGAAGACTCTGTGAGGCATGGGAGGGTTGACCTCCATGAGTAAATGTGGACATCCACCAGTGCGGTTATATTTTTACTCATCCACCATTTTCTGTAAGGGATTGGTTAGTGGGTTATGGCTCTTTTTTCTTACTCAGTCCAAAAACATCCTTTCAAGTGTAGATCCTCCATCTATATAGGAATTTACCGTTTGGTAAACCACTATGAAATTCTATGAAAACATGAGTAAATCGGCGTTTTCGCTTCATTTATTGAGGGA belongs to Mesobacillus sp. AQ2 and includes:
- a CDS encoding YciI family protein, translated to MKFLCLGYLSPEKMNVLPKGEIEAIMSECSLHLQKFYLSGQVIMDVGVETEVKSIRREKGNIKVTENALVEFDERIGSVFLIEANDMEEAIRIASLHPTTQFDAGEELGWRIEIRPVHYFEKSE
- a CDS encoding IS110 family transposase, which codes for MNYNQNKKIAQITSQTLIIGVDIAKFKHVARAQDFRGIEFGSPCQFENTKEGIEQFLKWISEIKKEKRMEKVMVGMEPTGHYWFNLAHILKENGIKFVAVNPLHVKKSKELDDNSPTKNDVKDAKVIAQLVKDGRYAEPTIPQGVYAELRVAKKIRDLLIEDLQTVQGQVHNWIDRYFPEFLKVFKKWEGKAALQFLKLYALPHEIAEFTEQELLVHLRKSVSRSVGLNKIRELKQAATKSIGLRQGAKMARLELKTILAKYELIQLQFEELDSKIDGLLDEIPGVPQMLAIKGVGRDTIAGFFAEIGDLGEYNHPRQIIKLGGLNLKENTSGKHKGKTTITKRGRKKLRALLFRVCMILVAKNSAFKALHVYYTQRPDNPLKKMQSLIALCNKLIRILFKIGKKQFEFNEDKMLKDIPHLALAAKTEMAA
- a CDS encoding DUF2935 domain-containing protein, whose amino-acid sequence is MISLWDEHLFWLEMLQDHAYFVRDALSPEEKEYVYQAEQFIELYADLLKRLQGIPRNADYANSQMIDFARRAWTVAKNYFDFEGTLQALRIDNQINLNLSPTYLNGTMSENQEYLRILQYLVHGQEPVRLSIVELMDLWLEDQLGHAVLFENLLDPIEAGANAAAQEFKRRYQLYIVQNHHLRNYLRVKEPGFARQKAFVYEVGKTTLEMNQFIKNMVLKYKEHTLLNKSTLRFLEHHFPETCYFLTNLSYYEPRLKSEIGNCSLSKPSF
- a CDS encoding NUDIX domain-containing protein, encoding MVHSTQQAYTPPKHFVSAASIVINDEKEILLIKGPSRGWEMPGGIVEEGESLKDAAVRETKEESGIDIEVLKFCGIFQNVNKSICNTLFLAKPIGGELTTSSESLEVGFYPIQKALEMVTAGNFSQRIEYCLDNSKHPFYIEF
- the lepB gene encoding signal peptidase I, which gives rise to MIKKKSETFEWVKSFMVAIVLAFIIRTFFFSPIVVDGHSMNPTLQDKDRMVVTKIGEPKRFDIVVFHAPDGRDYIKRVIGLPGDSIEYKNDVLYINGKAYNEPYLEKYKKKLKDGTLTYSFTLKETAVGSETVPKDSLFVLGDNRRKSKDSRDIGAIPMGKVIGTTNVVYYPIKEIKIVNN